Sequence from the Nocardioides exalbidus genome:
CGCCCAGGTGGACGCGGCGCGACGCCGCGTCGATCTTGAGGCCCGAGGAGGTCGTCACGGTGGTGTCGTCGGCCGGGATCAGGGCGCTGCGCCGCAGCAGTGCGCGCACGCGCGCGAGGAGCTCGGCGAGACCGAACGGCTTCGCGAGGTAGTCGTCGGCGCCGACGTCGAGGCCGACGACGCGGTCGAGCTCACCGGCGCGGGCGGTCACCATGATGATTCCGCCCAGATATCCATCAGATCGCATCTGGCGACAGACGTCGATCCCGTCCATGTCGGGAAGGCCCAGGTCGAGGATGACGACTGCCGGCCCTTCGTCGATCACGAAGCTCACCGCTTCTGCTCCACCCGAGACTCGACTGACTTCGTAGCCCTCACGTTCCAGGGTGCGCATCAGCGGGAGGGCGATGTCTTCCTCGTCCTCAACCACCAGTACGTCGTGCGCCATGCCGTTGAGCATAGAGGGCGGGTCAGCGGTTGGTGGCGTGAA
This genomic interval carries:
- a CDS encoding response regulator transcription factor, translating into MAHDVLVVEDEEDIALPLMRTLEREGYEVSRVSGGAEAVSFVIDEGPAVVILDLGLPDMDGIDVCRQMRSDGYLGGIIMVTARAGELDRVVGLDVGADDYLAKPFGLAELLARVRALLRRSALIPADDTTVTTSSGLKIDAASRRVHLGEREIALTAKEFDVLAVLASNHDKVVPRETLMNQVWDQNWYGSTKTLDVTIGRLRSKLEAAEAGERVVAIRGVGFRLETGS